Part of the Ursus arctos isolate Adak ecotype North America unplaced genomic scaffold, UrsArc2.0 scaffold_1, whole genome shotgun sequence genome, AGAAATCATCCCAATGTctaaaatggaagaatatataGAGAAGTTGGGGCGTACCCTTACAGCACAATGCTGTGTGCAGTGAAAATAAACGGCAGGGATGAATTTGTGCAGCATAGTGCTGAAGGACAAAAGAAAGCCCTGGAATAAAACATTTGCTTCAGTTATAAAGACTGCCTTTTATATTACTTCTATCAAGTTCAAAGAACACGTAAAACTAAACAATATATTGGTGGGACACGCATATGTGGTAACACTAGgatgaaagacaagaaaataataaacccaCAGTTCTAGATAGTGGAAAGAAACGTGGAGCGACAGgaagggtgggggctggagagggTGCGCGGAGAGCTCCCAAACTGTTGAAACTGTTCCATTTCACCCCCCTGGTGGAGTTGCTGCTCGCTTGGGCTTTATACTTTAAACTTGCATTGTAAGAATTCATTTGGACATTATGGATATCGAAAGCATGGTTTTCCATCTCCCATCACGAAGACCTGCCAATATTGAACTTTTGTTTAAACCCAATGGGTCCCTCTCCTTATCGTGaaaatccattttcatttctgtacaCTTCAGGCTGGGTTAGCATCCTTCAAGAAGAGAAAACACTCGTCAGATTATCATAGTAAGTGCCTGGAGTCTGGGGCTGCAGAAAAGTGTGACGGGGGAAGATGCGACTGCCACAGAAAGACCAGGCTGCTGTCAACGGTCTCCTGGATGGGagacaggagtgggggtgggtgtggagaTAATAACACTAATGTTGAAGGCTCCCCTCCCGATATGCGTGGTCTCACTGAATGCTCAGAAGGACCTAGCATAGTTTGCTAAGTATAAGCATGCATATTTTCACATAAGGAAAATGGgaatcagagaagttaaataacttatcCAAGGCCaccagctagcaagtggcagagctgggactggactGTTTGCCTCTGAAAAGCCTGCTTTGGGCTCTGGATGGAGTTAAGTGATGGCCGCTCAGACTTTGGGGTGTGGctgcaggaagagagaaggagtaGAGGTTCTGATGGTCTCCAGCCACCTCTCcttgtctttctcctctctcgGTTACACTAATTTTTActctctgcttccctttccttttttccctctttttctgacAAATGGaactgaagaatatttttattgcttgcTTGCTGTGTTGAAAGCAGATTTACACTCCTTTTTCTTCAGCTTAAAATTGAGTAggtgattttatatttatctgaaGCTAATTGTAAATACCGTCATTTGTGTGAGACCTttagctgatttttttccctataggTCCAAGGTCCTCGGCAGAAAAATGGCTCCCTGTCATCAAATAACAGCTCCCTATCAGGAGTAGAACCTGAGGATAATAGAATTGGTGAACAACGCTGGGCCCATGATGCCTTTCTGTCACCAGGTGGCAGCAAATACTCCTGAAGAAAGCCGTCAGCCTAAGCACAACCCATATTATATCCTGTAGCCGACTCTAGCGGCCAGACCGTCCACATAATCTGATTAGTATTCTACAGGGCTTGAAGCTCTTGCTTGGAGAGGATTTTAGCTCTCACTTAGGAGACATTTTATCCAAAGGAATCAAAGTTTATTCAGATATATGCAGCAATTAGAGAAGAAACTTTGTCAATAACTTCTTTTGAACAACCCCATCTCCtggttaaaacaatttttttgaaattatgttaAACCTCAAAAGACTGTTAAAATAGCTCTTACAATTTAATCCATTGAGACGTTTTACTAATTTCTCTTTTAAGCTGTGGAGGAGGTCCCGGAGTTGAGCTGACATATAGCAGCGATAGCAAGGCCTGGGCCGGCATTCTTGAAGCAGGGGGGAGCTTGTGGGGTCCACAAGGGTAGAAGATCCTTAGACTCTTGTATTTGTGGCTCAAATGGTATCATACCCTTTGTGATCGTTCGGTGTCTAGTATAGGCAAAGTTGGTATTATGTTGATAATGTATAAGGATGGTTGATGGGCTGTTTAATTattcagagcagtggttctcaaccagctGTGCTTTTGCTTCttaagggacatttggcaaagtcgagagacatttttggttgtcacactgGGGGAAGCTATTGGCATCTAAAGGGTAGAGGCCAGTGATGCTGCTAAGCgtcccacaatgcacaggacagccctggccccacccccctACACAACAAAGGATTATCTGGATTGAAATGTTGCAAAACCTTGATTTATGGGAATATAGAGGAAATCAGATATTCAAGTCCCAAGTACTAGGACCTTAACTATAGTTATTGTTTTAAGGTTACCATGTGTCAAGCATTAAGGGCTTTACTAGTACTAATTCACCTCATTTCCCACAACAATCCCATTTTCTGGTCCCTGTTTTTATGATGAAATCAGGGGTGATGGAATTTAGAAGACTTGCCCAGAATTCCTCTGCTCAGAGTggttcaaacccaggcagcctggctttAGAATCCTCATGTTGAACCCTTACCCCAAGCTGCCTTCCAGATACAAACCAATAAATGAGCTGATATCCCAGTCATATCCTGTAACAATATACAAATGCAGGTGTTTGAAGGAAAGCTCCCTCCATGACCATCTTATCTATTTCCCTTTGGAGCTGGTCATTCTGTAGTCCATGTGCACATCTGGGCTTTTTGGTTTTGGTCACCGATGTGAGAACAGAGACTGTGCACAACCAAACAAGGAATGTGGTGAATAAAGTCTCTTTACTGAATAAAAGACTGGATAGATAGATTTCTGATAGAAATTGGCCAGCCCACCTCTAAAGAGCATGGCTTCCTATTCTGGCCCTTTAAAATGAACCTGGCTACTTGGTTACATGGTTTGAGCTACTTGGACACCTGTGTTTCCAAACCTTCTTGACTGATAACCCAACCAAGACCAGAAGGGTTCATAGGGCCATCCCCTCCAGGATGTGATTTTCCATATTTGCCCTTTGACCTTGTGAGTTGAGGCCAACCAGTCAGCGCCTGATGCCTGCGCTAGCCGTCCCCAGGCACCAGAAGttgtggaaaaacaaaatggcTGAACCAGAAGGGATTGAGCTGagatatttatgtgtatgtgttgggggtagggaggaggggaaaaaaagaactaaaagatcTGGACTTTCTTTAAAGGCCAAGGACAACTTGGTCTCTGAGGAGCACTGGGCCTGGGGTGGCTTATATTTCAACCAAGGTAGAATGTTAGCTCCAACATAAGATATAAGACCCATGAGAAAATTATCTTGTCTGACTTATTCACCCTTATATCCCTTGTACCTACAActaaattgaatgaatgaatgaatgaggttgAAACTAGGATGATCAGAGGTAAGGTGCTGATGTCCTCTGTGATCAAGGGACCTTGAGTCTCAGGACAAGAGCCAACTTACACAGGGATTAAGGTGATGGGACAGTTGGATTCAACGTTACAATACTTCAAAGTAAATGCTTGACTCTTAGGCTGGACCTGGTGAGCTCTTGGTTTTATATGACCCTATTGTTCGCTGTATGGTCTATGGATAAAGAACAGGGGGAGCAGGCATTTCTATGGTCATAGCCTTGTCCCTGGTCTGGCCTTCCTGCCAAGTCATGGCGGGACATCGAAGGTGACAGTGTGAGCAGAAGGCTGGGTAGGAGGGtatggattctctctcttccctccctgcacACCCCTTCTGCTcagctccctttcctcttcccttttctagAGGTATCTAAAGGTAAACCGATCAGTGTTCACCTCTAAATACCAGCTTGTATTTAATGTTTACTAAATGCGCATATGTCCATAAATAGCAAAAGCTGAACTGGCTGTAGAGATCACTcaatattcaaaaaaaatttttttacatcaGTATATGGAAACTCAAAGAGGGAAAGGGACCTTGGGCTCCGTGAAAGTGGTGTCAGAACTCAGGTCATTGGACTTCTGATAGTTGCTGCTTCTACTGCTGTGGTTTAAAGGACTCTCGTGGGAAGGAGAAGAGTGGCAGCAGCGAACTACAGAATTTCTCATGAGATTGAACCTTGCAGGTCTTGTCCTAGTTCTGAATGTTCTAGCACATCATGCAAGAGGAGCACTTGGACTTGCCAAACCTACATTACAAAACGTGTGAGTGAGAATTCTGTCCACCAGAAACAGAGGCAGAATCTAGACTCTAAGCTGGTGCCCCATTTGCTGCCTCTACTCAGCCTTACGCAAAATATGGTTGTTATTACTGACACAGCCCCCACGTAAGGAAGTCATTTTACAAAGATTTATTATCCAAGTAAGATATGGCTACATCTGGTTTTGtacatttgattaaaaaaactgTTGTTTCATGAggttgaaaatgttaaaaatacactacaaatgtataaaataaattttctctaaAAATCCCTTTTATTGATAGTCTCAGATCACCCCTACCTTAGTAGCCCCAGAATTGGTAGAAGGATCAGCTCCGTACATTTTAAAGACTTCCTCAATTGGGATACTGTTCTGTTAAAAAACAACAGCACCAACAAATGCATTATCATATCATGGCTTTTCTTATattacaaaacaaagaaattatacCTCTGGTATGTCCAGTATCATGTCTGGATAGCATGGGCACTACATAAATAACTTCTGAATAAATGGATACATCAGAATCTCCAGCATCTAATTATGTATGtcttttcattccatttcttgctttttaaataaatgctttcacAATACCATACAGGAATCAAAGACTTTTTATTACATCTTAGAAACACTTAACATTTGTAAATCCTAAGCATTTAGAAAGAttggttgaaaaataaaatagatatgcattaatataaaaatgcacataacaAATATAGTCTCCATAAATGCGAGTAGTGTTCTTTTCCTTACCATTAAGATTCCAGCATAAGATGATAAAAtcattgcttctctttctttccggTTTGGATACACAGGTCTGTCATGAAATGGCATTTTCCTAAGGGGGAATATGAATAAATAACAGTGGAaggtttatttttgttctttttgacaCCTGGTAagcttataataataataacaatccATAATTAATCTCCAATGGCCATGTGTTATGCACTTATTTACAAAACTGAGGTGGTTAGTCTGCCATCAGTAAAGTGCACACTTTGAATTCTGAATCTTCCAACAGTGGTGATGAATTTGCTTTCATCTGTCCATGTTTTCACAGCTCTCAAACACTGGCCACTATGGTGGACAATTATGGTTTTGCCAATCTATATCCTCTTCCCCTTATTGTGGCAGAACTCTCCCTTCTTGCTCGGGGGAACTGCTTTACCCATTGTAAGCCTATCTGCTTCTAGGGAAGCCAAGAACACCCCTAGATTCCAAGGGTGGAAAACACACTGTGGACTAAGCTAGTCAGagtatcccatccccccaccctccacctctggACAAGTCAGGGGCTGAGGCACAATTGAGACAcagttctgtgatttttttcttcatctattctcCTATGGACTGAATATTGTGATAAAATGggctaaaattaagaataatgtcCACTgatgggtggctcagccagttaagcatcaaactcttgatgtcagctcaggttatgatctcagggtcctgagatcgggtcctgagatcgagcccctgttgctgagtgtggagcctgcttgggatcctctctctctctctccctcttcccctcactccactcacgcatgctctctctctctctcaaaaaaagaagacTGTCCACCCATAGGAAATAGTCCAGAAGTAAATCCTGATGACATGATTTGAGTTTTGAATCAAGCCATGCCTAGTGTAGACCTAGCCCTGGACTTttcaaataaagttaataaattCCTACTCCCCTcccatttgggggggggggttgtttaaGTCTGTTCAAGCTGGATTTTCTGCTTATTACAACTAAACCCTAATTGATATAGCTATCCAAGACGGTAAGTGTTCTAAGGTgatggaacagaaaaaataacTGGCCTCTGAAGCTATTAAATCCTGGCCTCATTAGTTCCTTATTCTTACCAACTGAGTGAGTCTGCCTGACAGATGATCCTGGAAAGGGTTCAAACAGCTCTAGTCCAAATAGCTCAGCTCAGGGATAAATCTAGTTAAATGCTTAAGAAATTGTATTTGATAGTCCTTCGAAAATGACCACAGCATTTACCCAcagaattaaccattttaaaaatcacggCACATGCGTGATAAAGCACAGTTATATTTCTAAGACACAACATTATGTGTGAGAAAGATCATCTGACAGAAACCAATCAGCAGAGATGCAAAATATGTCAACATGACTATGTTGACAACTGTGGGGTTTCTTCAGGTGTCTAGCTGGCTAGGGGTCCTCACCCTGCAGTGTTTTCAAATCAGAGTGCCTCACGGTGGAAAATGCCAGACAGAAGCTTTCTCTATCACTACTCATagtcatacatttaaaaaaaaagatggaaaaaaagaaaaaacctattTCAACTCACACTTTTTCCCACTCCAGCCAAGTTAAGTCTTCTgagtgatccagccattgcaaaGCAACATTGATGGCCAAGTCATAGTGTGCCTGGAAGCAGGAAGCACAGACAGCAAAGGGAGGGGCTTAGACATTGGCTGAAGAACCCCCTGGACCCAATGACAATGGCATTGCTAAGCCTATGCTACTATTTTGTCATGTCCACAATGGGAGGATCAACCACTATGTCCAGTAGCCTGATACTCAGATTATTTAGAGATCTTCAGTCATTACGTTTTCCTCTTACTAGGgccattttttaatctttgactCATGGtgacaggaaaagaaaggataGATTGTTGGAAGGAAACTAGgaatccggggggggggggcgactgggtggctcagtcggttaagcctctgccttcagctcaggtcatgatctcagggtcctgagattgaggcccgcatcaggccctctgctcagcggagagtctgcttctctctctcactctgtcccctccccccactcatgctctctctctctctcaaataaataaaatcttaaaaaaaaaaaaagaaactggaaatcaGAGAATAGATTCAAATCTAGATATTGCCAACAACTCATGGTATATCCTTGGGTAAGCAACTGATGTTCTcagggcctcggtttcctcaaattttaaaatagaaaaaggtgaaggtgggggaagagggccacagaaaatgattttcaatTATGTGAGCACAATGTCAGAAATGCGCTCCCAGGGGCACAGGGGAGTCAGGGGGAGAATGGGAGGCTTTTGAGAGGAGGCCCCGGTGGAGCTGGGGCTTGAAGGACAGGACGAGGAAAACTTCTGTCGGTGAAGAAGGACATCCTGGGTGGAGGGGCCCACACGAGCAAAGGACTGCAAGTAGACCCAAATGAGTGGTTTGCTAAGAGTTTTGTATACAGTAAAAAGCTGAGGACCAGTTCGAATGTTCATTCCTCTCCTACGGGCCATCTTTCTGGTAATTTCTAAGCATATTCACCTTGTCCCTGTCAAAATCTTCCTACTTTCCTCTCTATCCCCACCTCTGGAAAGGGAATGTTGGTTTTGTGTTGGGGGTTTTAGATGGGTTCTAAGGTTCTAACATTGTTTAAACAAtgtacagttggcccttgaacaccCAGGGGTTAGAAGCACCGACGCCTACAGTCTAAAATCCTTTTGTAACTTTTGACtgccccaaaacttaactactaatagcctgcttgttccctggaagccttaccaataacataaactgTTGATTAAcgcatattttatgtattatattgcagttttataataaagtaagctagagaaaagaaaatgttattacgAAAAtcgtaagagaaaatacatttagggtactgtactgtatttataaaaaaaattctgcgtataagtggacccacacagttcaaatctgtgttgttcaagggtcaactgtacttattTCTTTCAGCGACTAAACCAAACTAGAAAGTGAACAATGGCAAGAAAGAATGGTGATCAGTGGTTGAAACCCAATCCAAAGGTTGGTGCACGGACCAGAAGCCTTGGCATTGCCTCTTTGCTCATGAATGCAAATTCCCAGCCCCACCCAAACCTCCCGAATCAAAAGGGCCTGGCACTAAGACCTCATTAGAGCTTGAGAAGCACTTGtttaattgatttaatttctCCATTTAACATGTGCCCAGAGAAGCACTTTAGAACCCCAAGGGGAACTGTTTTTCCAGCtccagggagggcaggcagggagagggggaggggcggggagagagccTTTCTTCTTATTGCAAGAGGAGTAAACAGGTAAGCATAAAAAAGCTGAGggtttattaatttcttttgaatTAGATCTTtacataatttcttccttaattgcTGTGAAGTGAACTTTCACTACATAATGTGAATCTGAGTGTCAACGTGAATAATGAGGAAGGATTTTAGGATTATTCAATTCTGTGGTTTTCTCCACAATGCaaatggtaaaaaacaaaagaaaatattattatattagaGAACTACATAAGTCAttttgtcaaaaaaatttttaacatcaCGTATCTAACATTTAACCTTGTActcatttgctttttaatcttttctaGGGGAGAAAGAGCAAAGAGCGAAAGTCTCATGACTTTTATGTTCTCATTCTTTTCACTTTCAGTGTAATGAGTTGAAAAGACCACGTGGAGGGCCCTAGGGTGAGAAGACGAGGAAGAGATCATTCTGGAGAATCAAGATTAGCCTTCTTCATGATCTGCGTTAGATCCTTGTTCCGTCCCCTGAACACAAATAACACAAATGCGACTTGCGTTGGCACGCCTTTCTTTACCATATCATCTAGAAAGGTGAGTTGCCTTCTTCCTTTTGGGTCAAATTCATTTTCCCGAAGTCTGATGCCAATATAATCTCCCCTTAAAAGCAAGAGAGCAGCATTGAACCATCGGGAATGAGAGGGGAGCTCCGTCTGCAGAAGAGCGTTCTTCccagtccctccctcctccaccaaaATACAAAGTCACTGGTGGCTCTGGTGGCTCAACTGATAGTCATTTTGATTTAAATAGCAATTCTTCAATGGTATAGGTTTAAAACGTCTAACCACTATGAACTTCAATCacatttatctaaaaataaaactcacgCAGTCGGAATAGAATTGATAGGAACGCAGAGGGGGGCGTGACACATTCCCACAAGCAGAAGAGATTTTGCAAAACCAAAAAGATTGAGACCCACTGTTTAAAACAAAGATTCCCTTGCTGCCCGTGTTAAACTCAGGCAGAATGTCCAAAGTTGAAAATTTCCAGCTATATGATGTTCTGTATGGAGGTATTCTCTTGCCCTAAGGCctttgtcctccccccccccattagaATGCAAATGCCCTGAGGAGGAGTTATGCTTGAAAACATACCTGGAATTTCACTTTTGTGTGTCCTGTGGAATCCTTTCCTAGGGGCCCTGGCAGGAGAATAGAAAGGGGGCTACCCCGGGGTGCAGGGTACGGGgatcaggaagaggaagagagacccaATGAAGGAAAAAGGATTCTGGGTCCCCAGGGTCCGTCTGCACAGGTCCACACTTGGACCTACAGCTGGTTCTGTTTTCAAGGTCTCTACCATGCATTTTGGGCAAGCCACTGCCAGGGCGGAGGGGGTCGCAGGGGAGGGAGTAAGGTTGTGTCTGGTTCCCAAAAGCTCTTCTGAGTCATTAAGCTAAAGTTAATAAAAATTCTCAAGTTTTGCTTTCTAATTCCAAGATACTCTATTTAAAGTAGCCTAAATGTATTCTTgggatataaaattatatttatataattttgaaattccaGCTCTACGTGGAGGAATTGACATTTctgacaacattttttaaaattatattggcCTCCAAACACATACATGTAAATACGTGTAAAGTCATACATATTTTATTCCAGTATTTCTTAAGgacttgtttaaaaattattaccatAGTAGGCAGAGAAAGGATATTTGATGGGGACTGTGAGACGGTGTTTGATAAAAAGGATATCATTATAGTGCCTATAATGTATAAGTAATAGAATAgccttttcccctctttttatgTGCTCTGTGATTTTCAACACCCTCTTTAAAAAGTACCGAGTCACAGAAAACTACCacaggagaaattttttttccaggggaaaacctgacattttgtttgtttgtttgctttttttaaagttcGGATGTCAAGAAAAGGAGATGAATTATTTAGTCGGTAAGACTGACAATAAGAGAGGCAGAGGCTGCAGTTGAAATGCTGAGCCCTTGGGTACATTTTGCAGAAATCTCTCCTCTATCTTTCACCAGCAGGGCCCTTCTGAAGGCGCATCCTGACCAGTACGGGCAGTCTGGGTTGGGGGCTCAGCTGTTCGGCTCTAGAATGCTGATGCCTCCGATATGCACGATCCTGGCAGAAACATCTCCCCAAGAGTCAGCATCCTGCTTTGCACCACATGTGAGGCCTCtcaggcaggaggcagagcctAGATCGTCTATCTGGCTTTCTCCCTTAGTGCAGGAAGAGATTCGTCCTCGGGCTtttacccacccccacctcccgccaATATCCAGACCATCTATGACCTGAAACCCACGAAAGCCCAAGTGTAATAAAAGTTTATTCTCCATCATACTTACAGGagcttcttcatttccttctttagCAGCTTTCTTTCCATGACTAAAGCCTTGTCCGACTGAGCAGATATCTGCAGCCTACACTGCACCTGATATCCTTGGGGAAGACCCAGGCTCTCTGAGCCTATAAGCTACAGCAGCAAATCAGACAGAATTTGAGTTAGGGATGCTATCACTCCAAATACCAGTCATGGAGTCCTAGGCTCTGGAAGGGAGCCGGGAGTGAGCAGAGCTCAGACCTCTTATCCAGCAGGTTCCAGGTGAGAATTAAACTGGCTGGAGGGtcggggggtgggagggcagtgcACTGTACCTTGAGTTTGTCTGACACCCCTTATTCTTTCCAAGTTTCCCAACATCCACCATTTACTTATCCTTGCAATAAACTAGCAAGTAGAACAGTCACGGCTCAGGTAATAGTAGATGAGACTATTTGGACAGAAGCATCCAAACATACTGTGATCTGAATATGTGAGTTCTGTGTGCATTCAACATAGTTAATAGCAGGAAATCCACCTTGGTACAATGGCTCATAATGGGATTTTCTATAGAACCCATGTACAACTTCCTGTGGCCAGAAGGTCCTGGAAAGAACACGTCACCATGGCAAATATGAGGCCATGTCTTCAGTTCTTATCTCCACAGTGAACCAGAAATTGGAATTTACAGAATGGGGTCGCAAGGGGTTTGAAGTCACAAAAAAggagtttataaaaacaaaacaaaacatcacttTTCAGTGGGGTGCCCGGGGAAAGGTATAAGTAGGATGTCAACTATGTCtgcaatgttttatttcttaaacaagatCAAAAAGCaaattgtgatggttaattttatgtgtcaacttgggtAGGTTACTGTGCCCAAGGATTTGGTCAAAAATTATGCAGggtgtttctgtgaaggtgttttttggatgagattaatatttaaatcagtgaaCTTTGAGTagagcagattaccctccatcaTGTGGGTGGGCTTCACCCAATTAA contains:
- the CUNH2orf80 gene encoding uncharacterized protein C2orf80 homolog isoform X2, with translation MERKLLKKEMKKLLGDYIGIRLRENEFDPKGRRQLTFLDDMAHYDLAINVALQWLDHSEDLTWLEWEKVKMPFHDRPVYPNRKEREAMILSSYAGILMNSIPIEEVFKMYGADPSTNSGATKVPRAPPLRLSLHPFAMLTAPKAAEYARKQSVKLRRGATNKNVTSNSARQADSTAWKCSKHGCLDTQPKNKVT